In Phyllostomus discolor isolate MPI-MPIP mPhyDis1 chromosome 3, mPhyDis1.pri.v3, whole genome shotgun sequence, a single genomic region encodes these proteins:
- the ABCA2 gene encoding ATP-binding cassette sub-family A member 2 isoform X3, producing MGFLHQLQLLLWKNVTLKRRSPWVLAFEIFIPLVLFFILLGLRQKKPTISVKEVSFYTAAPLTSAGILPVMQSLCPDGQRDELGFLQYANSTVTQLLDRLDRVVQEGNLFDPERPSLGSELEALRQHLEALSSGPDTWDRRADRPAASSFSLDSVARDPRELWRFLTQNLSLPNSTAQALLAAQVDVPEVYHLLFGPSPTLDMESGLPRGQQPWGPPRTSSLFRLEELLMAPTLLEQLTCAPGPGALGRILSVPRGQLPALRGYRDAVCGGQATARARRFSGLAAELQNQLDVAKIAQQLGLDTPNGSVPQPQPPPPRRLQALLEDLLDAQKALRDVDVLSALALLLPQGACAHRAPGAPARGPGGAANSTGGGAGTGSNATAEEGASPAAAPASSDGLQGQCSAFVQLWAALQPILCGNNRTIEPEALRRGNMSSLGFTSKEQRNLGLLVHLMTSNPKILYAPAGSEADRVILKANETFALVGNVTHYAQVWLNISAEIRSFLEQGRLQQHLRWLQQYVAELRLHPEALNLSLEDLPPALRQSNFSLPNGSALLQQLDTIDNAACGWIQFMSKVSVDIFKGFPDEESIVNYTLNQAYQDNVTVFASVIFQTRKDGSLPPHVHYKIRQNSSFTEKTNEIRRAYWRPGPNTGGRFYFLYGFVWIQDMIERAIINTFVGHDVVEPGSYVQMFPYPCYTRDDFLFVIEHMMPLCMVISWVYSVAMTIQHIVAEKEHRLKEVMKTMGLDNAVHWVAWFITGFVQLSISVTALTAILKYGQVLMHSHVLIIWLFLAVYAVATIMFCFLVSVLYSKAKLASACGGIIYFLSYVPYMYVAIREEVAHDKITAFEKCIASLMSTTAFGLGSKYFALYEVAGVGIQWHTFSQSPVEGDDFNLLLAVTMLMVDAVVYGVLTWYIEAVHPGMYGLPRPWYFPLQKSYWLGSGRAEAWEWSWPWAHAPRLSVMEEDQACAMENRRLEETRGMEEEPTHLPLVVCVDKLTKIYKNDKKLALNKLSLNLYENQVVSFLGHNGAGKTTTMSILTGLFPPTSGSATIYGHDIRTEMDEIRKNLGMCPQHNVLFDRLTVEEHLWFYSRLKSMAQAEIRKEMDKMIEDLELSNKRHSLVQTLSGGMKRKLSVAIAFVGGSRAIILDEPTAGVDPYARRAIWDLILKYKPGRTILLSTHHMDEADLLGDRIAIISHGKLRCCGSPLFLKGAYGDGYRLTLVKRPAEPGGPQEPALTSSPPGRAPLSSCSEPQVSQFIRKHVASCLLVSDTSTELSYILPSEAAKKGAFERLFQHLECSLDSLHLSSFGLMDTTLEEVFLKVSEEDQSLENSEADMRESGKDALPGTEGLAALGDAHAGNLARCAGLAQSQASLQSASSVGSARGDEGAGYADVCDAEAEALSRAGQGSRKLEGWWLKVRQFHGLLVKRFHCARRNSKALSSQILLPALFVCVAMTVALSVPEIGDLPPLVLSPSQYHNYTQPRGNFIPYANEERQEYRFQLSPDASPQQLVSTFRLPSGVGATCVLKSPANGSLGSTLNLSSGESRLLAARFFDSMCLESFTQGLPLSNFVPPPPSPAPSDSPPSQDEDLPQAWNSSLHPTSGPENWTSAPSLPRLVREPVRCTCSAQGTGFSCPSGVGGHPPQMRVVTGDILTDITGHNVSEYLLFTSDRFRLHRYGAITFGNVQKSIPASFGAGAPAMVRKIAVRRAAQVFYNNKGYHSMPTYLNSLNNAILRANLPKSKGHPAAYGITVTNHPMNKTSASLSLDYLLQGTDVVIAIFIIVAMSFVPASFVVFLVAEKSTKAKHLQFVSGCNPVIYWLANYVWDMLNYLVPATCCVIILFVFDLPAYTSPTNFPAVLCLFLLYGWSITPIMYPASFWFEVPSSAYVFLIVINLFIGITATVATFLLQLFEHDKDLKVVNSYLKSCFLIFPNYNLGHGLMEMAYNEYLNEYYAKIGQFDKMKSPFEWDIVTRGLVAMTVEGFVGFFLTIMGQYNFLRQPQRMPVSTKPVEDDVDVASERQRVLRGDADNDMVKIENLTKVYKSRKIGSILAVDRLCLGVRPGECFGLLGVNGAGKTSTFKMLTGDESTTGGEAFVNGHSVLKELLQVQQSLGYCPQFDALFDELTAREHLQLYTRLRGIPWKDEARVVKWALEKLELTKYADKPAGTYSGGNKRKLSTAIALIGNPAFIFLDEPTTGMDPKARRFLWNLILDLIKTGRSVVLTSHSMEECEALCTRLAIMVNGRLRCLGSIQHLKNRFGDGYMITVRTRSSQNVKDVVRFFNRNFPEAVLKERHHTKVQYQLKSERISLAQVFSKMEQVVGVLGIEDYSVSQTTLDNVFVNFAKKQSDNLEQQETEPPSALQSPLGRLFSLFRPRPTPTELRALVAEEPEDLDTEDEGLISFEEERAQLSFNTDTLC from the exons ATGGGCTTCCTGCaccagctgcagctgctgctctggaAGAACGTGACGCTGAAACGCCGGAGCCCG TGGGTCTTGGCCTTCGAGATCTTCATCCCCCTGGTCCTCTTCTTCATCCTGCTGGGGCTTCGGCAGAAGAAGCCCACCATCTCTGTGAAGGAAG TCT ccttCTACACCGCGGCACCCCTCACCTCCGCCGGGATCCTGCCCGTCATGCAGTCGCTGTGCCCCGACGGCCAGCGGGACGAGCTCGGCTTCCTGCAGTACGCCAACTCCAC ggtCACCCAGCTGCTGGACCGCCTGGACCGCGTGGTGCAGGAGGGCAACCTGTTCGACCCAGAGCGGCCCAGCCTGGGCTCGGAGCTGGAGGCCCTGCGCCAGCACCTGGAGGCCCTCAGCTCGGGCCCCGACACCTGGGACCGCCGCGCGGACAGGCCTGCAG cctcctccttctctctggaTTCGGTGGCCAGGGACCCAAGGGAGCTGTGGCGTTTCCTGACACAGAACCTGTCGCTGCCTAACAGCAcggcccaggccctgctggctgCCCAGGTGGACGTGCCCGAG GTCTATCACCTGCTCTTCGGCCCCTCGCCTACCCTGGACATGGAGTCAGGCCTCCCCAGGGGTCAGCAACCCTGGGGCCCCCCACGTACCAGTTCCCTCTTTCGGTTGGAG GAGCTGCTGATGGCCCCCACCCTCCTAGAGCAGCTCACGTGCGCACCGGGCCCCGGGGCGCTGGGCCGCATCCTCTCGGTGCCCCGGGGGCAGCTGCCAGCCCTGCGGGGCTACCGGGATGCGGTCTGCGGCGGGCAGGCCACCGCCCGCGCCCGGCGCTTTTCTGGGCTGGCGGCGGAGCTCCAGAACCAGCTGGACGTGGCCAAGATCGCCCAGCAG CTGGGCCTGGACACCCCCAACGGATCGGTGCCCCAGCCACAGCCGCCACCCCCGCGGCGGCTGCAGGCCCTGCTGGAGGACCTGCTGGACGCCCAGAAGGCTCTGCGGGACGTGGACGTCCTGTcggccctggccctgctgctgccccagggcgCCTGCGCCCACCGGGCTCCCGGAGCCCCGGCCCGCGGTCCCGGCGGGGCGGCCAACAgcacagggggcggggcgggcacggGCTCCAACGCCACGGCGGAGGAGGGGGCCTCGCCCGCTGCGGCGCCCGCCTCCTCGGACGGCCTGCAGGGCCAGTGCTCCGCCTTCGTGCAGCTCTGGGCCGCCCTACAGCCCATCCTGTGTGGTAACAACCG CACCATTGAGCCAGAGGCGCTACGGCGGGGCAACATGAGCTCCCTGGGCTTCACGAGCAAGGAACAGCGGAACCTGGGCCTCCTGGTGCACCTCATGACCAGCAACCCCAAGATCCTGTACGCGCCCGCGGGTTCCGAGGCGGATCGCGTCATCCTCAAG GCCAACGAGACCTTTGCCCTTGTAGGCAACGTGACCCACTACGCCCAGGTCTGGCTCAACATCTCGGCCGAGATCCGGAGCTTCCTGGAGCAGGGCCGGCTTCAGCAGCACCTGCGCTGGCTGCAGCAG TACGTGGCGGAGCTGCGGCTGCACCCCGAGGCGCTGAACCTGTCGCTGGAGGACCTGCCGCCCGCCCTGCGACAGAGCAACTTCTCCCTGCCCAACGGCTCGgccctcctgcagcagctggacACCATCGACAACGCGGCCTGCGGCTGGATCCAGTTCATGTCCAAG gtcagCGTGGACATTTTCAAGGGCTTCCCGGACGAGGAGAGCATCGTCAACTACACCCTGAACCAAGCCTACCAGGACAACGTCACCGTGTTCGCCA GCGTGATCTTCCAGACGCGCAAGGACGGCTCCCTGCCGCCCCACGTCCACTATAAGATCCGCCAGAACTCCAGCTTCACCGAGAAAACCAACGAGATCCGCCGGGCCTACTGGCGGCCCGGGCCCAACACCGGTGGGCGCTTCTACTTCCTTTACGGCTTCGTCTGGATCCAGG ACATGATAGAGCGCGCCATCATCAACACATTCGTGGGGCACGACGTGGTGGAGCCGGGCAGCTACGTCCAGATGTTCCCCTACCCCTGCTACACCCGAGACGA CTTCCTGTTCGTCATCGAGCACATGATGCCGCTGTGCATGGTGATCTCCTGGGTGTACTCGGTGGCCATGACCATCCAGCACATCGTGGCGGAGAAGGAGCACCGGCTgaaggag GTGATGAAGACCATGGGCCTGGACAACGCCGTGCACTGGGTGGCCTGGTTCATCACAGGCTTCGTGCAGCTCTCCATCTCCGTGACCGCCCTCACCGCCATCCTCAAGTACGGCCAGGTGCTCATGCACAGCCACGTGCTCATCATCTGGCTCTTCCTGGCTGTCTACGCCGTGGCCACCATCATGTTCTG CTTCCTGGTGTCTGTGCTGTACTCCAAGGCCAAGCTGGCCTCGGCCTGCGGCGGCATCATCTACTTCCTGAGCTACGTGCCCTACATGTACGTGGCGATCCGAGAGGAGGTGGCCCATGACAAGATCACCGCCTTCGAGAAGTGCATCGCG TCCCTGATGTCCACCACAGCCTTTGGCCTGGGCTCCAAGTACTTCGCCCTGTACGAGGTGGCGGGCGTGGGCATCCAGTGGCACACGTTCAGCCAGTCGCCTGTGGAGGGGGACGACTTCAACCTGCTCCTGGCCGTCACCATGCTGATGGTGGACGCCGTGGTCTACGGCGTGCTCACGTGGTACATCGAGGCCGTGCACCCAG GCATGTACGGGCTGCCGCGGCCCTGGTACTTTCCACTGCAGAAGTCCTACTGGCTGGGCAGCGGGCGGGCAGAGGCGTGGGAGTGGAGCTGGCCCTGGGCGCACGCCCCCCGCCTCAGCGTCATGGAGGAGGACCAGGCCTGTGCCATGGAGAACCGGCGCTTGG AGGAGACTCGGGGCATGGAGGAAGAGCCCACCCACTTGCCACTGGTGGTCTGCGTGGACAAGCTCACCAAGATCTACAAGAACGACAAGAAGCTGGCCCTGAATAAGCTGAGCCTGAACCTCTACGAGAACCAGGTGGTGTCCTTCCTGGGCCACAACGGGGCCGGCAAGACCACCACCAT GTCTATCCTCACGGGCCTGTTCCCGCCCACGTCCGGCTCGGCCACCATCTACGGGCACGACATCCGGACGGAGATGGACGAGATCCGCAagaacctgggcatgtgcccccAGCACAACGTGCTCTTCGACCGGCTCACGGTGGAGGAGCACCTCTGGTTCTACTCGCGGCTGAAGAGCATGGCGCAGGCGGAGATCCGCAAGGAGATGGACAA AATGATCGAAGACCTGGAGCTCTCCAACAAGCGGCACTCGCTGGTGCAGACGCTGTCCGGTGGCATGAAGCGCAAGCTCTCCGTGGCCATTGCCTTCGTGGGCGGGTCCCGCGCTATCATCCTGGACGAGCCCACGGCTGGCGTGGACCCCTACGCGCGCCGCGCCATCTGGGACCTCATCCTGAAGTACAAGCCAG GCCGCACCATCCTCCTGTCCACCCACCACATGGACGAGGCCGACCTGCTCGGGGACCGCATCGCCATCATCTCCCACGGGAAGCTCAGGTGCTGCGGCTCCCCGCTGTTCCTCAAAGGCGCCTACGGGGACGGCTACCGCCTCACACTGGTCAAGCGTCCTGCCGAGCCCGGCGGCCCCCAAG AGCCCGCGCTGACGTCCAGCCCGCCGGGCCGGGCCCCGCTGAGCAGCTGCTCCGAGCCCCAGGTGTCCCAGTTCATCCGCAAGCACgtggcctcctgcctcctggtctCCGACACCAGCACCGAGCTCTCCTACATCCTGCCCAGTGAGGCCGCCAAGAAGGGGGCCTTCGAGCGCCTCTTccag CACCTGGAGTGCAGCCTGGACTCCTTACACCTGAGCAGCTTCGGGCTGATGGACACCACGCTGGAGGAAGTGTTCCTGAAGGTGTCCGAGGAGGACCAGTCGCTGGAGAACAGCGAGGCGG ACATGAGAGAGTCCGGGAAGGACGCGCTGCCCGGGACGGAGGGCCTGGCCGCGCTGGGCGACGCGCACGCGGGCAACCTGGCCAGGTGCGCGGGGCTGGCCCAGTCCCAGGCGTCCCTGCAGTCTGCGTCCTCCGTGGGCTCTGCGCGCGGGGACGAGGGAGCCGGGTATGCCGACGTCTGTG ACGCGGAGGCGGAGGCCCTCTCCAGGGCGGGCCAGGGCAGCCGCAAGCTGGAGGGCTGGTGGCTGAAGGTGCGCCAGTTCCACGGGCTCCTGGTGAAGCGCTTCCACTGCGCCCGCCGCAACTCCAAGGCGCTGTCCTCTCAGATCCTGCTGCCCGCGCTGTTCGTCTGCGTGGCCATGACGGTGGCCCTCTCCGTCCCCGAGATCG gCGACCTGCCCCCGCTGGTCCTGTCCCCCTCCCAGTACCACAACTACACCCAGCCCCGCGGCAACTTCATCCCCTACGCCAACGAGGAGCGGCAGGAGTACCG CTTCCAGCTGTCGCCCGACGCCAGCCCCCAGCAGCTGGTGAGCACGTTCCGGCTGCCGTCGGGCGTGGGTGCCACCTGCGTGCTCAAGTCTCCGGCCAACGGCTCCCTGGGGTCCACGCTGAACCTGAGCAGCGGGGAGTCCCGCCTGCTGGCCGCGCGGTTCTTCGACAGCATGTGCCTGGAGTCCTTCACGCAGGGGCTGCCCCTGTCCAACTTCGTGCCGCCCCCGCCCTCGCCCGCCCCGTCCGACTCCCCGCCGTCCCAGGACGAGGACCTGCCGCAGGCCTGGAACTCCTCCCTGCATCCCACCTCCGGGCCAG AGAACTGGACGTCCGCGCCCTCCCTGCCGCGCCTGGTGCGGGAGCCCGTCCGCTGCACCTGCTCCGCACAGGGCACCGGCTTCTCCTGCCCGAGCGGCGTGGGCGGGCACCCGCCCCAGATGCGGGTGGTCACGGGCGACATCCTGACCGACATCACTGGCCACAACGTCTCCGAGTACCTGCTGTTCACCTCCGACCGCTTCCGGCTGCACCG GTACGGGGCCATCACCTTCGGCAACGTGCAGAAGTCCATCCCGGCCTCCTTCGGCGCCGGGGCCCCGGCCATGGTGCGGAAGATCGCGGTGCGCCGGGCAGCCCAG GTTTTCTACAACAACAAGGGCTACCACAGCATGCCCACCTACCTTAACAGCCTCAACAACGCCATCCTGCGTGCCAACCTGCCCAAGAGCAAGGGCCACCCGGCCGCCTACG GCATCACTGTCACCAACCACCCCATGAACAAGACCAGCGCCAGCCTCTCCCTGGATTACCT GCTGCAGGGGACAGACGTGGTCATCGCCATCTTCATCATCGTGGCCATGTCCTTCGTGCCGGCCAGCTTCGTGGTCTTCCTGGTGGCCGAGAAGTCCACCAAGGCCAAGCACCTGCAGTTCGTCAGCGGCTGCAACCCCGTCATCTACTGGCTGGCCAACTACGTGTGGGACATG CTGAACTACCTGGTCCCGGCCACCTGCTGCGTCATCATCCTGTTTGTGTTCGACTTGCCGGCCTACACGTCGCCCACCAACTTCCCTGCGGTGCTCTGTCTGTTCCTGCTCTACGG GTGGTCCATCACCCCCATCATGTACCCGGCCTCCTTCTGGTTCGAGGTCCCCAGCTCGGCCTACGTGTTTCTCATCGTCATCAACCTCTTCATTGGCATCACGGCCACCGTGGCCACCTTCCTGCTGCAACTCTTCGAGCATGACAAG GACCTGAAGGTCGTCAACAGTTACCTGAAGAGCTGCTTCCTCATCTTCCCCAACTACAACCTGGGCCACGGGCTCATGGAGATGGCTTACAACGAGTACCTCAACGAGTACTACGCCAAGATTG GCCAGTTCGACAAGATGAAGTCCCCGTTCGAGTGGGACATCGTCACCAGGGGGCTGGTGGCCATGACCGTGGAGGGCTTCGTGGGCTTCTTCCTCACCATCATGGGCCAGTACAACTTCCTGCGGCAGCCACA GCGCATGCCCGTGTCCACCAAACCCGTGGAGGACGATGTGGATGTGGCCAGCGAGCGGCAGCGAGTGCTGCGGGGCGACGCCGACAATGACATGGTCAAGATTGAGAACCTGACCAAG GTGTACAAGTCCCGGAAGATCGGCAGCATCCTGGCCGTGGACCGCCTGTGTCTGGGTGTGCGTCCTGGCGAGTGCTTCGGCCTCCTAGGCGTCAATGGCGCGGGCAAGACCAGCACCTTCAAGATGCTGACGGGCGACGAGAGCACGACGGGGGGCGAGGCCTTTGTCAACGGGCACAG CGTGCTCAAGGAACTGCTCCAGGTGCAACAAAGCCTGGGGTACTGCCCGCAGTTCGACGCCCTGTTCGACGAGCTCACGGCCCGGGAGCACCTGCAGCTGTACACGCGGCTCCGCGGCATCCCCTGGAAGGACGAAGCCCGG GTGGTGAAGTGGGCCCTGGAGAAGCTGGAGCTGACCAAGTACGCGGACAAGCCCGCCGGCACCTACAGCGGAGGCAACAAGCGGAAGCTGTCCACGGCCATTGCCCTCATCGGGAACCCCGCCTTTATCTTCCTG GACGAGCCCACCACAGGCATGGACCCCAAGGCCAGGCGCTTCCTCTGGAACCTCATCCTGGACCTCATCAAGACGGGGCGCTCGGTGGTGCTGACGTCGCACAG CATGGAGGAGTGCGAGGCGCTGTGCACGCGACTAGCCATCATGGTGAACGGGCGTCTGCGCTGTCTGGGCAGCATCCAGCACCTGAAGAACCG GTTTGGAGATGGCTACATGATCACGGTGAGGACCAGGAGCAGCCAGAACGTCAAGGACGTGGTGCGGTTCTTCAACCGAAACTTCCCAGAGGCGGTGCTGAag GAGCGGCACCACACGAAGGTGCAGTACCAGCTGAAGTCGGAGCGCATCTCGCTGGCGCAAGTGTTCAGCAAGATGGAGCAGgtggtgggggtgctgggcatCGAGGACTACTCGGTCAGCCAGACCACCCTGGACAAC GTGTTTGTGAACTTCGCCAAGAAGCAGAGTGACAACTTGGAGCAGCAGGAGACGGAGCCGCCCTCGGCCCTGCAGTCCCCCCTAGGCCGCCTGTTCAGCCTGTTCCGGCCGCGGCCCACACCGACCGAGCTGCGGGCACTGGTGGCCGAGGAGCCCGAGGACCTGGACACCGAGGACGAGGGCCTCATCAGCTTCGAGGAGGAACGG GCCCAGCTCTCCTTCAACACGGACACGCTCTGCTGA